Proteins encoded within one genomic window of Leptolyngbya sp. SIO1E4:
- a CDS encoding caspase family protein: protein MPQHIQRRHFLQLAGGTLATLGLSQLDFYRQARQYDRALAQPTRRKLALLVGINRYPSPIPSLRGCLTDVELQYELLVHRYGFNPRDILVVSDSALTLPGQAIVSPPTRQNILTAFETHLIEQAQPGDVVLFHYSGHGAYVLDDNGIPEFSGLNGTLLPYDGRAQGGDRVDDIMGKTLFLLSLALPTEYVTLVLDSCHSGGGVRGNQLVRAFDTLNARPSDRELAYQTQWMSRLNLTPAELQTRRQQGIAKGVALGSAQISQLSSDAAFDGFYAGAFTYLLTRYLWQLPTQQPLSDTFVNLARSTRTVANTSGIAQDPIYAIAPDRAWDTNPTYLLSPAQLPAEAVIRSLEGDQVVFWLGGMSVNNLSTQQAVFSLVDDRGHPVGEVLQTERNGLVGRGTLNRVSRQQPQPGQLMREQIRGVPLNLTLRVGLDPSLTDESADALATLNAISRVEGVPVTQEIPIDYLLARFTEAVQAQAQQHQGAIAATLNSIGLLTPDLTPVPDTVGVANEPLPEAIQRLRPRFKMLLAGKMLSTLINSSASGLTVETALLLSDRETVLLSVGSRSAQEAGQTTQGGSSLVQLSAGTEIQIQVKNYEPRDLFISVLSIASTGEMAILHPVVWDAPDEAARILAGQTLRVPSSQGGRDRFRFVARGPAGFFELMVLASTEPLQAALRSLQTIARGRGTRSGNPLQFAEGRRGTEETDDAPVDVVDALLSDLDRGARGGLAVISNSQRVDTQHLAAFSMVIEVVD, encoded by the coding sequence ATGCCTCAGCACATTCAGCGTCGTCATTTTCTACAGCTTGCGGGGGGCACCCTCGCGACCCTGGGCCTGAGCCAGCTCGACTTTTATCGTCAGGCTCGGCAATACGATCGCGCCTTAGCCCAACCCACCCGACGCAAGCTGGCGTTACTGGTAGGCATCAATCGCTACCCCAGCCCCATTCCATCCCTGCGGGGGTGCCTGACCGATGTGGAACTGCAGTACGAACTGCTCGTTCACCGTTACGGCTTTAACCCCCGCGACATTTTGGTGGTTAGCGATAGTGCCTTAACCCTGCCCGGTCAGGCGATCGTGTCACCGCCTACGCGCCAAAACATTTTGACCGCCTTTGAAACTCACCTGATCGAGCAAGCCCAGCCGGGGGATGTGGTTCTTTTTCACTATTCAGGGCACGGGGCTTATGTCTTAGATGACAATGGCATTCCCGAGTTTAGCGGCCTTAACGGCACCCTGCTGCCCTATGACGGCAGGGCTCAGGGGGGCGATCGCGTTGACGACATCATGGGGAAGACGCTTTTTTTGCTGAGCCTGGCGCTGCCCACGGAATATGTCACCCTGGTCTTAGACAGCTGCCATTCCGGGGGCGGTGTTCGGGGCAATCAGCTTGTGCGCGCCTTTGACACCCTCAATGCCCGGCCTAGCGATCGCGAACTGGCCTATCAGACCCAGTGGATGAGCCGCCTCAACCTCACCCCTGCAGAGCTGCAGACACGACGGCAACAGGGAATTGCCAAAGGGGTGGCCCTGGGGTCAGCCCAGATTAGTCAGTTATCCTCAGATGCTGCCTTCGACGGCTTCTATGCGGGTGCGTTTACCTATCTGCTGACGCGATACCTGTGGCAGCTGCCCACCCAACAGCCGTTGAGTGACACCTTTGTTAACCTGGCCCGCAGCACCCGAACGGTGGCCAACACCTCAGGCATCGCCCAAGATCCGATTTACGCCATCGCCCCCGATCGCGCCTGGGACACGAACCCGACCTATTTGCTGAGCCCAGCCCAGTTACCGGCAGAAGCCGTCATCCGCAGCCTTGAAGGTGATCAGGTAGTGTTTTGGCTGGGGGGCATGTCGGTCAACAACTTATCCACACAGCAGGCCGTTTTTAGCCTCGTGGACGATCGCGGACACCCAGTCGGTGAAGTCCTTCAAACAGAACGCAATGGCCTGGTTGGGCGCGGCACCCTTAACCGAGTTTCTCGGCAGCAACCGCAGCCAGGGCAGCTGATGCGCGAGCAAATTCGGGGAGTGCCCCTGAATTTGACCCTACGGGTTGGCCTCGACCCCTCACTGACCGATGAGTCAGCGGACGCCCTGGCCACCCTCAATGCCATCTCACGCGTCGAGGGTGTACCGGTTACTCAAGAAATCCCCATCGACTATTTACTGGCAAGGTTCACAGAGGCCGTGCAAGCGCAGGCCCAACAGCACCAGGGGGCGATCGCCGCGACCCTTAACAGCATCGGCCTCTTGACCCCCGATCTGACCCCCGTTCCCGACACTGTTGGCGTTGCCAACGAGCCCCTTCCCGAGGCCATTCAGCGGCTGCGCCCGCGTTTCAAAATGCTCTTGGCCGGTAAAATGCTGAGCACCCTGATTAACAGCAGCGCCTCTGGCCTCACGGTTGAAACTGCCCTCCTGCTATCTGACCGTGAGACCGTGCTGTTATCTGTCGGTAGCCGTTCCGCCCAGGAAGCCGGGCAGACGACTCAAGGGGGGTCGAGCCTGGTACAACTCTCAGCGGGCACCGAAATTCAGATACAGGTGAAGAATTACGAACCTCGGGATCTCTTTATCAGCGTTTTGTCTATCGCGAGCACGGGCGAGATGGCCATTTTGCACCCCGTCGTTTGGGATGCCCCAGACGAAGCTGCTCGCATCTTGGCGGGGCAAACCCTTCGGGTTCCCTCCTCCCAGGGAGGCCGCGATCGCTTTCGGTTCGTGGCTCGTGGCCCCGCTGGCTTTTTTGAGCTGATGGTGCTGGCCAGCACGGAGCCCCTACAAGCAGCCCTGCGCAGCCTGCAAACCATCGCTCGCGGGCGCGGCACTCGCTCCGGCAACCCCCTGCAGTTTGCCGAAGGGCGCCGGGGGACAGAGGAAACGGACGATGCCCCAGTCGATGTGGTCGATGCCCTCCTGAGCGATCTGGATCGCGGTGCCCGGGGCGGCCTTGCCGTCATTAGCAATAGCCAACGGGTCGACACCCAGCACCTTGCCGCCTTCTCAATGGTGATTGAAGTAGTAGACTAA